One segment of Olsenella uli DSM 7084 DNA contains the following:
- a CDS encoding energy-coupling factor transporter transmembrane component T family protein gives MALRFSVGQYYPVDSPVHRLDPRVKVGCALAIMACTFLIQTPLQLCLGFAYAFALVGAARIPARKLLESVRPIVLVLAFLSLFNLLLVRTGDVLVKIGPLAITAGGAWAAILYSLRVVVAVLAGALMLLTTTPTELTDAFDAALSPLAHVGVPAHELAMVFSLMIRFIPTIADETSAILDAQTSRGGALGEGSVARRVRSIVPVLVALLASSAHHADGLSRALDARCYEGGGARSHWHPLRLAARDLIAVAITALGIAGLVLLGALG, from the coding sequence ATGGCGTTGCGATTCTCGGTAGGACAGTACTATCCCGTCGACTCCCCCGTCCACCGCCTTGATCCCCGCGTCAAGGTGGGCTGTGCGCTCGCCATCATGGCCTGTACCTTCCTCATCCAGACGCCCCTGCAGCTGTGCCTGGGCTTTGCGTATGCCTTCGCGCTCGTCGGCGCGGCACGCATACCCGCCCGGAAGCTGCTGGAGTCCGTCAGGCCCATAGTCCTGGTCCTCGCGTTTCTCAGCCTCTTCAACCTGCTGCTGGTCCGCACGGGCGACGTCCTGGTCAAGATAGGGCCCCTCGCCATCACCGCAGGCGGCGCCTGGGCCGCCATCCTCTACTCGCTACGCGTGGTCGTTGCCGTCCTCGCGGGTGCCCTCATGCTGCTCACGACCACGCCGACCGAGCTCACGGACGCATTCGACGCCGCACTCTCCCCCCTGGCGCACGTCGGAGTGCCCGCACACGAGCTCGCGATGGTCTTCTCGCTCATGATCCGCTTCATCCCGACCATCGCGGACGAGACCTCCGCCATCCTTGACGCGCAGACCTCTCGCGGCGGGGCGCTGGGCGAGGGGTCCGTGGCAAGGCGCGTCCGCTCCATCGTCCCCGTCCTGGTCGCCCTGCTGGCAAGTTCGGCGCATCACGCCGACGGACTCTCGCGCGCCCTCGACGCACGTTGCTACGAGGGCGGCGGCGCCCGCTCGCACTGGCATCCGCTTCGCCTGGCGGCACGCGACCTCATTGCCGTCGCCATCACGGCCCTCGGCATCGCAGGACTCGTCCTCCTGGGTGCGCTGGGGTAG
- the murB gene encoding UDP-N-acetylmuramate dehydrogenase, with amino-acid sequence MSDSADHLQALTWRLRQIVGEDGVLVDEPMSAHTTFEIGGPADLFVIPDDIEEACEAIAACREAGEECFVLGCGSDLLVSDEGYRGVVIALSDGLLNVSVEGEEMTCQAGVSLREASEMACELGLAGLEFACGIPGSVGGACFMNAGAYGGCIADILSSVCALMPDGSLANIPVGELALGYRKSRVRDEGLVVLSATFRLREGRPEDIRARMDDLTQRREEKQPLDRPSAGSTFKRPEGHFAGKLITDAGLKGYQHGGAGVSSKHAGFVVNLGGATAADVRAVISHVQDEVERQFGVRLEPEVRFLG; translated from the coding sequence ATGTCCGACAGTGCCGACCACTTGCAGGCCCTGACCTGGAGGCTTCGTCAGATCGTGGGGGAGGACGGGGTGCTGGTCGACGAGCCCATGAGCGCCCACACCACGTTCGAGATCGGCGGTCCGGCCGACCTCTTCGTCATTCCCGATGACATCGAGGAGGCGTGCGAGGCCATCGCGGCGTGCCGCGAGGCCGGCGAGGAGTGCTTCGTCCTTGGCTGTGGCAGCGACCTCCTCGTGTCGGACGAAGGCTATCGAGGGGTGGTCATCGCGCTCTCGGATGGCCTGCTCAACGTTTCGGTCGAGGGCGAGGAGATGACCTGCCAGGCGGGCGTCTCCCTGCGCGAGGCGTCTGAGATGGCCTGCGAGCTGGGGCTTGCGGGCCTCGAGTTCGCCTGCGGCATCCCCGGATCGGTCGGGGGCGCCTGCTTCATGAACGCCGGCGCCTACGGCGGCTGCATCGCCGACATCCTGAGTTCCGTGTGCGCCTTGATGCCGGACGGCTCGCTGGCGAACATCCCCGTGGGCGAGCTTGCCTTGGGCTATCGCAAGAGCCGCGTGCGCGACGAGGGCCTTGTGGTCCTGTCGGCTACGTTCAGGCTGCGCGAGGGCAGGCCCGAGGACATCCGCGCCCGGATGGACGACCTCACCCAGCGTCGCGAGGAGAAGCAGCCGCTCGACAGGCCCTCGGCCGGGTCCACGTTCAAGCGTCCGGAGGGCCACTTCGCCGGGAAGCTGATCACCGATGCCGGCCTCAAGGGCTACCAGCACGGCGGCGCGGGCGTCTCGTCCAAGCACGCCGGCTTCGTCGTCAATCTCGGAGGGGCCACGGCGGCGGACGTGCGCGCCGTCATATCCCACGTCCAGGACGAGGTCGAGCGTCAGTTTGGCGTTCGCCTGGAGCCCGAGGTCCGCTTCCTCGGATGA
- a CDS encoding PFL family protein yields MAITFEEVAEALDMVANQNLDIRTITMGVNLAGCADEDLGRMCAKVYDRITGQAEHLVPVAESLEREYGIPIVNKRVSVTPIAQIAAACPDEDLVPLAHAMDRAAKALGIDFMGGFSALVHKGIGDGDRRLINSIPEALAATERVCSSVNVASLRAGINMDAVLLMADRVLEAARLTTGIQCYGAAKLVIFSNMVEDSPFMAGAVHGTGEADAVINVGVSGPGVMAAALEELPADASTMEVAERIKQTAFKITRAGELMSHEAASRLGVEKGIVDLSLAPTPAVGDSVARILEIMGVGTCGGPGTTCALALLNDAVKKGGVMATSSVGGLSGAFIPVSEDAGMIAAAEAGALSLEKLEAMTCVCSVGLDMIAIPGDTPVEAIAGIIADEMAIGVINNKTTAVRLIPAIGRKEGDVLDFGGLFGSAPVMHVNPNAGTVLAHRGGRFPAPLNSLKN; encoded by the coding sequence ATGGCAATCACGTTCGAGGAGGTCGCCGAGGCCCTGGACATGGTGGCGAACCAGAACCTCGACATCCGCACCATCACCATGGGCGTCAACCTCGCAGGCTGCGCGGACGAGGACCTGGGGCGCATGTGCGCCAAGGTCTACGACCGCATCACGGGCCAGGCGGAGCACCTGGTGCCCGTCGCGGAGTCGCTCGAGCGCGAGTACGGCATCCCCATCGTGAACAAGCGCGTCTCGGTCACCCCGATCGCGCAGATAGCGGCCGCTTGCCCCGACGAGGACCTGGTGCCGCTGGCGCATGCCATGGACCGCGCCGCCAAGGCCCTGGGAATCGACTTCATGGGCGGCTTCTCGGCGCTGGTGCACAAGGGCATAGGAGACGGCGACCGCCGGCTGATCAACTCCATCCCCGAGGCGCTGGCGGCGACCGAGCGCGTCTGCTCGTCCGTCAACGTCGCCAGCCTGCGCGCCGGCATCAACATGGACGCCGTGCTGCTGATGGCCGACCGGGTCCTCGAAGCTGCGCGGCTCACTACCGGCATACAGTGCTACGGGGCCGCCAAGCTGGTCATCTTCTCCAACATGGTCGAGGACTCGCCGTTCATGGCCGGCGCCGTGCACGGGACCGGCGAGGCCGACGCCGTCATCAACGTGGGGGTCTCGGGCCCGGGTGTCATGGCGGCCGCCCTCGAGGAGCTTCCCGCAGACGCCAGCACGATGGAGGTCGCCGAGCGCATCAAGCAGACCGCCTTCAAGATCACCCGTGCCGGAGAGCTCATGAGCCATGAGGCGGCGAGCCGCCTGGGCGTCGAGAAGGGCATCGTCGACCTCTCCCTGGCACCGACTCCCGCCGTGGGCGACTCCGTCGCCCGCATACTGGAGATCATGGGCGTCGGCACCTGCGGCGGCCCCGGCACCACCTGCGCCCTCGCCCTGCTGAACGACGCCGTCAAGAAGGGTGGCGTCATGGCCACCTCGAGCGTCGGGGGGCTGTCCGGCGCCTTCATCCCCGTGTCCGAGGACGCCGGCATGATAGCCGCCGCAGAGGCGGGCGCGCTTTCGCTCGAGAAGCTCGAGGCCATGACCTGCGTCTGCTCGGTCGGCCTGGACATGATCGCCATCCCCGGCGACACCCCGGTCGAGGCCATAGCCGGCATCATCGCCGACGAGATGGCCATCGGCGTGATCAACAACAAGACCACGGCCGTCCGCCTGATCCCTGCCATCGGTCGCAAGGAGGGCGACGTACTGGACTTTGGCGGGTTGTTCGGCAGCGCCCCGGTCATGCATGTCAACCCCAACGCCGGGACCGTGCTCGCCCATCGGGGAGGGCGCTTCCCCGCACCGCTCAACTCCCTCAAGAACTAG
- a CDS encoding serine hydrolase gives MPLTRKAMVPSRLAPPTPSKPMLPPFLAEVGAASLLVAASYVGLWELQIQPSLDRQAAEAGKAVLEEAHGERGAEATGGARPVGLCLSDGARQGYTSSGFASSDGRKRLERAVDAFEARGWKVGFCLFDLTTQEGLSYHADEEFYPASSIKGPYLVSLFESEVEGGDVSLDELRDLSRDLVLYSDNDAYHALLAAYGTDRLAAWAAGAGVSEGLPERVRAAFYPRLCARDLACMWQRAYRYLSSGTAGARFLADLFSRRETSAFAAALPGTVSWSKAGWYPEQDGWGSDATTSEAGVVFSDSGPYVLAVLTTAPEDFDALAELVRALDDAHDAMP, from the coding sequence GTGCCACTCACCAGGAAGGCCATGGTGCCGTCCAGGCTCGCGCCGCCGACCCCGTCCAAGCCCATGCTGCCCCCGTTCCTTGCCGAGGTGGGGGCCGCGTCCCTGCTCGTGGCGGCATCCTACGTCGGCCTCTGGGAGCTGCAGATTCAGCCATCGCTCGACCGGCAGGCGGCCGAGGCCGGGAAGGCCGTCCTCGAGGAGGCCCACGGCGAGCGGGGAGCGGAGGCGACGGGCGGCGCGAGGCCCGTGGGCCTCTGCCTCTCGGACGGGGCCCGCCAGGGCTACACCTCGTCGGGCTTCGCCTCATCCGATGGCCGCAAGCGGCTCGAGCGGGCCGTCGACGCCTTCGAGGCCCGGGGCTGGAAGGTGGGCTTCTGCCTCTTCGACCTGACCACGCAGGAGGGGCTCTCCTACCACGCCGACGAGGAATTCTATCCCGCGAGCAGCATCAAGGGCCCCTACCTGGTCTCGCTGTTCGAGAGCGAGGTGGAGGGCGGGGACGTGAGCCTGGACGAGCTGCGCGACCTCTCGCGCGATCTGGTCCTGTATTCGGACAACGACGCCTACCATGCGCTCCTGGCCGCATACGGCACGGACCGCCTGGCCGCGTGGGCCGCCGGTGCCGGCGTGAGCGAAGGCCTCCCCGAGAGGGTCCGCGCGGCGTTCTACCCCCGTCTCTGTGCCCGGGACCTGGCATGCATGTGGCAGAGGGCGTACCGCTACCTCTCGAGCGGGACGGCGGGGGCCCGCTTCCTCGCCGACCTCTTCTCACGCCGGGAGACGAGCGCCTTCGCGGCGGCGCTGCCGGGCACGGTGAGCTGGAGCAAGGCGGGATGGTATCCCGAGCAGGACGGATGGGGGTCAGACGCCACGACGTCCGAGGCGGGCGTCGTCTTCTCGGATTCCGGGCCCTACGTCCTGGCAGTGCTCACCACCGCACCCGAGGACTTCGACGCCCTGGCCGAGCTGGTGCGAGCGCTGGACGATGCGCACGACGCGATGCCGTAG
- a CDS encoding ABC transporter ATP-binding protein: MLLDLDHVTLEYGRGVVALDDVSLSVAEGERICVLGANGSGKSTLASVLCGLLAPDAGSVTLLGEHVLLDGVADFAAYGRARRALGLVFQNPDDQIVTTVVADDVAFGPENLGVPSDRIGQRVRRELRRVALEDYARADPTRLSGGQKQRVAIAGALAMEPRVLVLDEPGALLDVRGRRSVMRVMGQLHAAGTTIVHVTHFMEEALEADRVIVMSHGRVTLDGAPTEVFSRVGQLGDLGLEEPFSARLSTRLAERGLPVRWTCDARDLQSQLAGLAAHVGLPCGGSSRGASSQRAAEAPTIAAAGESAAPWPGETPPCHVATGHATGGSVRAADVTYSYADCGGRRALDGVSLSIEPGANCAIVGQTGSGKSTLLRLMCALEAPDAGELLVNGLSTATRRNRRLLHGSIGYVMQRPERQLFAETVQKDVAFGPTNQGLPADEVDRRCRRALEMVGLLERGPASPFELSGGQRRMCAIAGILAMRPGTLVLDEPTAGLDPRGREELRAILADVNARGVTVIQVTHSMDDAARAGQVIVLDQSRVLAQGTPAEVFSPGKAQVLHDHGLGLPKALVWARELSARGIALPGEPLTLARLVDALVDALAGGRRGEP; the protein is encoded by the coding sequence ATGCTGCTTGACCTCGACCACGTCACGCTCGAGTACGGGCGGGGCGTGGTCGCCTTGGACGACGTCTCGCTCTCCGTCGCGGAGGGCGAGCGCATCTGCGTGCTGGGTGCCAACGGGTCGGGCAAGTCCACGCTGGCGTCCGTCCTCTGTGGGCTGCTCGCCCCGGACGCCGGGTCCGTCACCCTGCTGGGGGAGCACGTCCTCCTCGACGGGGTGGCGGACTTCGCCGCCTATGGTCGCGCGCGGCGGGCGCTGGGGCTGGTCTTCCAGAATCCCGACGACCAGATCGTGACCACCGTGGTCGCCGATGACGTCGCCTTTGGCCCCGAGAACCTGGGGGTCCCCTCGGATCGGATAGGGCAGCGCGTCCGGCGCGAGCTGAGGCGCGTGGCACTCGAGGACTACGCCCGGGCTGACCCCACCCGGCTCTCGGGCGGCCAGAAGCAGCGCGTCGCCATCGCGGGGGCCCTCGCCATGGAGCCGCGCGTCCTGGTGCTCGACGAGCCCGGCGCCCTTCTCGACGTGCGCGGGCGCCGCTCGGTCATGCGCGTGATGGGGCAGCTGCACGCCGCCGGGACCACCATCGTGCACGTCACCCACTTCATGGAGGAGGCCCTCGAGGCCGACCGCGTCATCGTCATGAGCCATGGCCGCGTGACGCTCGACGGCGCTCCGACGGAGGTCTTCTCGCGCGTGGGGCAGCTCGGCGACCTCGGCCTCGAGGAGCCCTTCTCCGCACGGCTCTCGACCAGGCTCGCCGAGCGGGGGCTGCCCGTGCGCTGGACCTGCGACGCACGCGACCTCCAGTCCCAGCTCGCAGGCCTGGCCGCACACGTCGGCCTCCCCTGCGGCGGCTCCTCTCGAGGCGCGTCCTCCCAACGTGCCGCCGAAGCGCCCACGATCGCGGCCGCAGGCGAAAGCGCCGCCCCATGGCCCGGCGAGACGCCCCCATGCCACGTGGCCACGGGCCATGCCACGGGCGGAAGCGTGCGCGCCGCGGACGTCACGTACTCCTACGCAGACTGCGGCGGACGGCGTGCCCTCGATGGCGTGAGCCTCTCCATCGAGCCTGGCGCCAACTGCGCCATCGTCGGCCAGACCGGTTCCGGCAAGTCGACGCTCCTGCGCCTCATGTGCGCCCTCGAAGCACCCGATGCGGGAGAGCTGCTGGTCAACGGCCTGAGCACGGCGACCAGGCGCAACCGCAGGCTCCTGCATGGCAGCATCGGCTACGTCATGCAGCGCCCTGAGCGCCAGCTCTTTGCCGAGACCGTCCAGAAGGACGTCGCCTTTGGCCCCACCAACCAGGGGCTCCCCGCAGACGAGGTCGACAGGCGCTGCAGACGCGCGCTCGAGATGGTGGGGCTCCTCGAAAGGGGGCCGGCGTCGCCCTTCGAGCTCTCGGGCGGCCAGCGACGCATGTGCGCCATCGCCGGCATCCTCGCCATGCGCCCCGGCACGCTCGTCCTGGACGAGCCCACCGCAGGCCTCGACCCCCGTGGCCGAGAGGAGCTGCGCGCCATCCTCGCGGACGTCAACGCACGCGGCGTCACCGTCATCCAGGTCACGCACTCCATGGATGACGCGGCGCGCGCGGGCCAGGTCATCGTACTCGACCAGTCAAGGGTCCTCGCGCAGGGTACGCCGGCGGAGGTCTTCTCGCCCGGGAAGGCCCAGGTCCTGCACGACCACGGCCTGGGCCTGCCGAAGGCCCTGGTGTGGGCGCGCGAGCTGTCAGCCAGGGGCATCGCCCTGCCCGGCGAGCCCCTCACGCTCGCACGGCTCGTCGACGCGCTCGTCGACGCGCTCGCGGGCGGCCGCCGAGGGGAGCCCTGA
- a CDS encoding sugar ABC transporter substrate-binding protein — MRYNYGQTRGGWRRALVGVIPGGLLHMGYLTRSDFLRLSGLATAGICAQALLSSCSPGTTTPAATTAAEAPGTDGVKMGVSIWSSTDPLGALSVDIIRQAANALGAEVVVVDHAYVPERVTASVETLAAAGCDGIVVCNATNAEMASIIRSCDDNDVYVTQFYRHIREDGQEAGPTGVRALAEASRRYVGAVHGDEAACGVALMQALLEKGGPSGGGARHVGLVGWVEGDVAFQQRLGGLQQALDEWNAAHPDDTATLFDPIYAGLTAGGGARAVESLANAHLDMDALVVAGGGGDPLVGALGWLERAGRVGQVSVVACDFPDDLADRLASGEVLMAAGGDLCDPLFALVLTYQAVTGKLIVSEGDLGRELVVPHVHVSDAEGYAAFEASFLDRPPCSDDEVRGLADLSFEGLRERAEDLVQDRAVAGDN, encoded by the coding sequence ATGAGGTACAACTATGGCCAGACGCGCGGCGGATGGCGCCGCGCCCTTGTCGGCGTCATACCAGGAGGGCTTCTGCACATGGGCTATCTCACGAGGTCTGACTTCCTCAGGTTGTCTGGCTTGGCCACGGCGGGCATCTGCGCGCAGGCGCTCCTGTCCTCCTGCTCCCCGGGCACCACGACGCCCGCCGCCACCACGGCAGCCGAGGCCCCAGGGACGGACGGCGTGAAGATGGGCGTCTCCATCTGGAGCTCGACCGACCCTCTGGGAGCACTTTCCGTCGACATCATCAGGCAGGCGGCGAACGCCCTGGGCGCGGAGGTCGTGGTGGTGGATCACGCCTACGTGCCCGAGAGGGTCACCGCCTCGGTCGAGACCCTGGCCGCCGCCGGCTGCGACGGCATCGTCGTCTGCAATGCGACCAATGCCGAGATGGCGTCGATCATACGCAGCTGTGATGACAACGACGTGTACGTGACGCAGTTCTACCGCCACATACGGGAGGATGGGCAAGAGGCGGGCCCCACGGGCGTCCGTGCCCTCGCCGAGGCCTCGAGGCGCTACGTGGGCGCCGTCCATGGGGACGAGGCCGCGTGCGGTGTCGCCCTGATGCAGGCGCTGCTCGAGAAGGGCGGGCCCAGCGGGGGCGGCGCGCGCCATGTGGGGCTCGTGGGCTGGGTCGAGGGCGACGTTGCCTTCCAACAGCGCCTTGGTGGCCTGCAGCAGGCGCTTGACGAGTGGAACGCGGCGCATCCGGACGATACGGCGACGCTCTTCGACCCCATCTACGCGGGACTGACGGCAGGTGGGGGTGCGCGTGCCGTCGAGTCTCTGGCCAACGCCCATCTCGACATGGATGCGCTCGTCGTGGCGGGAGGGGGCGGAGACCCGCTTGTCGGTGCCCTTGGATGGCTGGAGCGCGCAGGCAGGGTCGGCCAGGTCTCGGTCGTCGCATGCGACTTCCCCGATGACCTTGCGGATCGTCTGGCATCGGGGGAGGTCCTGATGGCGGCAGGCGGTGACCTGTGCGACCCGCTCTTCGCGCTCGTCCTCACCTACCAGGCAGTCACTGGCAAGCTCATCGTCTCCGAAGGCGACCTCGGGCGCGAGCTCGTCGTGCCCCACGTCCACGTCTCGGACGCCGAGGGGTACGCGGCCTTCGAGGCCTCGTTCCTCGATCGGCCTCCCTGCAGTGATGACGAGGTCAGGGGGCTGGCGGACCTGAGCTTCGAGGGGCTCAGGGAGCGCGCGGAGGACCTCGTGCAGGACCGTGCGGTCGCGGGTGACAATTGA
- a CDS encoding ECF transporter S component — translation MATTTGRHDTHATTAQGGGWSTKRIAVTALFCAVAAICTLLLEFPILPGVTWLKYDPSGIVALVAGFAFGPSTAAVVSVIPYLVHLATQSGVYGVIMAILATLSLSVPAALVYRRDTTMRGAVLGMAVGAVVCLVACILGNIAITPLYAGMSADAVVALVVPALLPFNLLKIAINCVVAALVYKPVSKALVG, via the coding sequence ATGGCTACCACCACAGGCAGGCACGACACCCACGCGACCACCGCCCAAGGGGGAGGCTGGTCGACCAAGCGCATCGCCGTCACGGCGCTGTTCTGCGCCGTCGCGGCCATTTGCACCCTCCTGCTTGAGTTCCCCATCCTGCCCGGCGTCACCTGGCTCAAGTACGACCCCTCGGGCATCGTCGCCCTCGTGGCGGGGTTCGCCTTCGGACCCTCGACGGCCGCAGTCGTCTCGGTCATCCCCTACCTCGTGCACCTTGCCACGCAGAGTGGCGTCTACGGCGTGATCATGGCCATCCTCGCGACGCTGTCGCTTTCGGTCCCCGCCGCGCTCGTCTACCGCCGCGACACCACCATGCGAGGCGCCGTGCTGGGCATGGCGGTGGGCGCCGTCGTCTGCCTCGTCGCCTGCATCCTGGGCAACATCGCCATCACGCCACTCTACGCCGGCATGTCCGCAGACGCGGTCGTCGCCCTCGTCGTCCCGGCGCTCCTGCCGTTCAACCTGCTCAAGATCGCCATCAACTGCGTCGTCGCCGCACTGGTCTACAAGCCGGTCTCCAAGGCGCTCGTCGGCTAG